The Paludibacter jiangxiensis DNA segment GAGCTCAGGTGTTTGGAAAGATCTCAAAAAAAGGATATTTAACCGTGGGTGCAATGTTTGAACCCAAAATGAACTTACACGGCACTTATGACAAGGTCATTCTGGGTCTCGACAGCACGAAAGACGCACTTACTTCGCATTCGTTTGAAACTCCCATGCAATTTGGGGTTGGAACAAGCTATACCTACGATAACCGCTTAACCCTTGGAGCCGATTTCTTGTATCAAAAATGGGGCGACGCAAAATATTTTGGTCAGACCGGAGCTTTGAAAAACCGCACTAAGATATCTATTGGTGGTGAATATATCGATAACCCATATGGTAAGACATATTTCCAGCGTATGAGTTTCAGATTCGGGGCGTATTATTCTGACTCTTATATCAATGTAAACGGATATACACCTAGTCAGATGGCAGTAACCTGTGGTTTTGGATTTCCTCTGCGTTCTTCAAAAAGTATGATCAACACATCCTTTGAATATGGGATTAAAGGAAAATCGACTGACACCTCAATTAAAGAGAATTATTTCAGATTTACACTGGGTCTTTCACTTAATGAAATCTGGTTCTTTAAACGCAAACTATAATTGGAAGAAGCTGGCCGCATAAATGTATAACCAACATATAAAATACAACATCAAATGCTTAACAATCGCCCTTGGGGCGGTTGTTTTGTGCTTTTGTACAGGATGCAAAAAAACGGAATCTGAGATCCCCGTAAAACCTATTGACAGGACCAAACTGCCGAGAATGTATGCCGAAAATGTAACCACGTTAATTTCCGACTCGGGGATTACAAGATACAGGATTACTACGCCGGTTTGGTATATTTACGACAAATCGTCCGAACCGTACTGGGCTTTTCCAAAAGGCGTTCATTTGCAACGATTTGACCAGTCATTCCATGTTGACGCCGAAATCAACTGTAAGAAAGCCTACTACTATCAGGTGCGTCAGCTTTGGCGACTTGACGGTAAAGTCCGGATGATTAATTTACAGGGAGATATGTTTGAAAGCGAACAAGTCTACTGGAACCAGCGGGATCAAAAAATCTATTCTGATTCTCTGATCAAAATCACACAACGCACAAAGATTATTACCGGATTAGGTTTTGAGTCCAACCAGACTCTAACGCAATATGTCATCAAAAAGCCGCAGGGTATTATTCCGGTCAGCTCTGCAATGTAGGTCATAAATGGAAATTTACCTTATAATAATTATTTCATTGCTATTTTCAGCCTTCTTTTCGGGAATGGAAATAGCTTATATATCTTCCAACAAACTAAGGTTTGAACTGGAAAAAAGTCAGAGTCATGTGACCAACTTTTTCCTTTCCATTTTTTATCGATACCCCGAGCAATTCATTACAACCACCTTAGTTGGCAATAATATTGCATTAGTCATTTTCAGTATAATGACTGCTCAGCTAATGCACCCGCTCTTGCTGACCGTCACAGGCAGCGACCTTTTTATCACATTAATCGAAACTGCATTAGCTACTGCTTTCATCCTATTGGCTGGAGAATATATTCCGAAGATTATCTTTCGTTCAAATCCCAATCTTTGGTTGAGAATATTTTCTCCGTTGTTTTTCCTGTTTTACATTGTTCTCTATCCTATTTCCAAAATCAGTGTCTGGGTCTCCATCTTCCTGCTCCGCACAGTTGGTGTCAAAGTGAATTCGAAGCATCATCATGTGTTCTCCCGTATAGATTTAGACCATTTGATTCAGGAAAGCATAGATCATCAGGACGAGGAACAGGATTTGGATACCGAAGTGAAAATTTTCCAGAATGCGCTGGACTTCTCTTCCGTTAAACTGCGGGATTGCATGGTGCCCCGCACCGAAATCATTGCCATTGATGAAGCTGAAGCATCGCTACAACAACTAAAACAGCTTTTTATTGAGACAGGACATTCAAAAATTCTCATCTACCAAAACAACATAGATTCCATCATAGGCTCTATCCATTCATCAGAAATGCTTCGCCATCCGGATACCTGGACAGAACATATTAATGACGTGCCTATTGTTCCGGAAACGATGCAGGCGAATAAATTGATGAAGTTATTCAACCAGCAAAAAAAGAGTATTGCCGTAGTGGTTGATGAATATGGAGGAACAGCCGGAATTGTAACCCTCGAAGATATTCTTGAAGAAATTTTTGGAGAAATAGAAGATGAACATGATCGCAGTGGATTGATCTCCAAGAAGCTTGAAAACGGGGAATATATCCTTTCCGGAAGAATGGAAATAGATCAGGTTAACGAGCTTTTTGACCTTGAGATTCCCGAATCTGACGAATACAGCACTATAGCAGGTTTTATATTAAGCCACTATCAGAACCTGCCAAAAGCCAACGAAACCATAAAAGTTCTGCATTTTACATTCCGTATACTCAAAGTAGAAAACAACAGGATAGACCTTGTTAAGCTTAGGCTTAATTGACTTTCCTGGTAAACAGCGAAAAATTCACATTGCCATACTGACGATGTTCCAGAAAATTCGGCTCCTGACTAAAGTCCTGCTTGGCTGAATGTTCAAGAATAAATATTCCGTCATCACTCAGCAAATTGCCCTGCAGCACTAACGCCGGTAATTGAGGTAATTCTTTCATTTCATAGGGAGGATCAGCAAATATCACATCGAATTGTTCCTTCCCCTGTTGAATATAGCGAAACACATTCATTTTAATCGGATAAACGACCTTCATCAAGCCCAGCTCCTGTCTGATTTTATGTATAAAATCCAGATGCTTATCGCTCATCTCAACACTCACAACCCGTTTTACTCCTCTGGAGGCGAATTCGTAACTAATGCTGCCCGTACCTGCAAAAAGATCGAGGACTACACAATCCTCAAAACTAATGTAGTTATTCAGGACATTAAATAAAGCTTCTTTGGCAAAGTCCGTTGTTGGACGTGCCGTGATGTGGGTTGGCGGGCTAAACCGACGACCTTTGAATTTTCCGCTTACAATTCGCATATAGGAAGGTAAAACAAGTCTGTAAAAATTTCTTTGGCTTCTGCCTTTATCTCCGGAGTCAACTGAAACAGATCAGGCAATGGAAGTAAATTCAACTTTGCAAAATGCTGCTTCAAAACGACAATCCGTTCGTCCAGCAAATTATCGACTCCCTGAAAATAGATACGCACTTTTGACGTCTGGAAGCCAAACTGTTCGCAAAGGCGCAAGAGCCAATAAACTATATCATCGCAAGTCTTAATCGCAAAATAGTTAGACAACATCAATTTCCCATTATCAAATACACAGACATACAAATAATTATCCGTGATCCGAATTCCCATGGTGGGACTTGAATCGACAGATCGTGATAAATTGGCAGCTGCAATCAGCATTGCCGAAGAAGTATGAATAAGATTTGCCTTGGGAAAATAGGGAGCAATAAATGATTTGAAAGAAGGAGCAACAGCAAAAAGGTTCACCATTGACAAGGAAGGAATAAACTGCTCAATCACTTCATGTTCTTCGTTAAATTCGGATGTGAATGCCAATAAATTCCGTTTATTTTCTTGCCTGAATAAAGCCCGGGGAATCATCAGGCTGGGCTGTGCATCAAGGGCTATAGATACACGAGAGAAAGGAATTGCTGATAGTTCGTCAAACAATTCAATTGTTTTTGTCAATGAGATATGGCTAACCCTCTTTATGCCAACAAATAGCTTTGAAGTATCGTCCAAAATAACAAACGAGCAATCATTATCGCTAAGGTATAACCATAAACTATAGCGATTAGCTTGTTGAAGTTTGAATTCGTCTGAAATAATCTCAATATCCATTGTACTTTTTTCTTAGGTCTGTTGATCCCTTTCTTTCACAAAAGTACAAAAATATCTTCATTTCGAATAACATATCTTTGGCGACATGTCAGGCAAAAACTGCTTCAATTTCGGCAGGAATCGTTTGATAATGCAACACACTCCAATTCCCTTGTTCGTCTTCCACCAATGCCGAAAGGCTTTCCACCCAATCGCCGGAATTCAAATAGTGAACATCACCATAGTAACAATTTGCCGGAGAGTGAATATGTCCGCATATCACGCCGCCGCAATGCTTATGCTTGGTAAGTCTGACCAGTTCTTTTTCAAAGTCTGAGATATAAGATACAGCACTCTTCACTTTCTGCTTCATATGCTGAGCAAGTGAAGAATATGGCTTTCCTCTCTTTATTCTGAAATAATTGTAGATGCGATTCAGATTCAAAAGAAAATTATAGCCGACATCCCCAATCATAGCCAACCACCGCATGTTTACCGTGATGTTATCAAATACATCACCATGCAGTACAAAATACCGTTTACCATTCGACTCCAGCATATAGTCTTTCACCACCTGAATATTGGGAAACGCAAAAGGAACTATTTTATCCAGAAAATCATCATGGTTTCCCCTTACATATATCACATCAGTTTGTTCTTTGACAATCTTTGATATGATTTTCTTAATAAACTGCGTATTCTTTTCACTCCAATATTTTTGTGATTTTCTTAACTGCCAACCATCAATAATATCTCCATTGAGAATTAGCTTTTCGCAGGAAAATGAAGAGAGAAAGCCAAGCACTTCATGCACTTTGCTATGCTTAGAACCCAAGTGAATATCAGAAAGAACGATAGTGCGATATCTGGTTTGCGAAACAGTTTCTCCGCATCCATTAATCATTTGAAAGTCTTTGTCTAGTTCCAAAACGTAAATAATTTAGCAATTAACCACATGCAAAATATTGATTATCAAGACAAATCAATATTTGTAATTACAAATTAAAAATAGACTTTCGTCATTGCTATTTTATTACGGCGATGTTACCTTTATATTATTATGAGAGTGGATTATAGGAAAACAATATCTATTTGTAGAATCACACGGACACCTATTAAACCCGAAATGCAAGATCAATTTTAAATGGAATTAATGTCGATAGAAGAATAATCTGAACAACATTTTTTCTTTTAGTTTTCGAAGAAACTATTTGCGAAAAAGAAAAAAGATATTACCTTTGCACCACAATTGAGCGGGGTGTAGCTCAGCCCGGTTTAGAGTACGCGTCTGGGGGGCGTGTGGTCGCAAGTTCGAATCTTGTCACCCCGACTTAAATCCCTCAAATACCGCCTTTTATGGGCGGTATTTTTGTCTTGAGATATTAGCTCAGCTGGTTTAGAGCGCTTGCTTGACAGGCAAGAGGTCACTGGTTCGAATCCAGTATGTCTCACACAAAAAAGCCACTTACAAAGAATTTTGCAAGTGGCTTTTTTGTGTCCTTTTCTATTTTATTCCTTTTCTGACCCAACAACTTTAGTCAGCCTTATATCAAAAAAGAACTGATAAGTAACTGTTCCTTGTGACGGAGTTTTGAAAGTATGAGACATTTTCCATCCGACATACTGCCCCCTGAAAGATTTTGCATAAATATCAGCTTGTGTTTTGAGCAATGCAGCAGAATCTTCGTATTGCTTTACTTTTTCCTGTACAGCCTCCTGTTCTTTTGATGTAGGAGCCAGAATAGCATTGCCTGTTTCTGTCACAAATAAGTTATGGTAATATTCGGCTTTTCGTGCCAGATCAACATATCCTGAATCAGTCTTATAAGAAGAGAATAAAGAATCAAGGCTTCCAAAACTAATCGGGTGATAACTTTTATAATCACTTAAAGTGTGCGATAACTCTTCATCAATCAACTTCTGCGCTGTTTCTTTATTATTACCGCACGATGACAAAACAGCAACAACCACTACAAATAAAAAGAGTCGTTTCATCATAAATTCAGATTTTACGCGCTTGAAAACTGCGATTCAAACACTCATTGTAAATCGCAAAGATACAATGATTCTATCGATTAGTCTGCTTGAAAAGCAGAAAATATTGTTGTTCAAGCAAAAATAAATCTAATGACTCGCTTTCAACGAGGAAACCCGCCACAAACAATCCCGCACAAATAACTACTAATCAGTTTTCAAGACAATCTGTGCAGAGAATGCATTATTTATTGCCAAAATAAAATCTTTCATTTCGTTATTCATGTTGGCAGGATAAGTACCTCGTTTAATGTTTATCTTCTGAATTATCATCAACTTCCCATCGTGTTGCTGAATAGCAGAATAAAAACTGCCAAATGGTTTTTTCAAAGACACGTTTGACGGACAAGACTCAATCCGCACTCCTTCCGGTAGTGCAATTTGAATTGTATCATATTCCAAACCTCCATTTTCAAAAACAAACGGATATTTTCTGCTTCGTTTTGAAAATAGCTTCATGCTATTCTTCAAAGGATTGACTGGACAAAACATGCGTGTACCGGATTTGGCTGCATACGTTTCTGAATTCAACTTATATTTTACAGTCATCCGAGGAAGCGCATCTCTTTTTTCCACACATGAAATGTCGGATATTGTCATATTCGGCAAGTGAAAATCAGATTTGATATCTTTAACACGTTCGTCATTATTCATATTTTTCTCAAAATCGAGCATTTCTCTAAACTCATGCATCTCATATCCGCACTGTACATTCGCCTTCATCATGCCATTCTTGTCTACACTCACTTGCAAACATTTATGTGTATAAGACAATGTATCTGCATATTGAGGTAGTTTATATAGCTTGCCTCCCTCCGGTGTTACCAAAAGAGCATTATGCCCTGCAATATTATCATGAACGTACCCAAAAGGAGTATACTGGCTTGTGCACTCCAAGGGAATTGTATCCGTTTTAAAAGGTACTGTAAGAATGGCATGATTAAACTGTGCGGGCGTTGCGAATTCTTTCATAAACTGTTTCTTATCTCCGCTATAGATTATCGTGAAATAAGATTCGATACCTACAGCTTTCAACATTGCCCTCAAATAATTACTTAATCCTTTGCAATCACCAAATCCTGTTTGATAAACACTAGATGCGGCGATAGGCTGCCATCCGCCGACACCCAATTGGATACTTACATAACGAGTGGATTTCTGCAAAAATTCAAAGATTTTTTTTACCTTTTCTTTATCAGAAGCCAGCCCAGAAACCATACCTTTAAGTTTTTCAACAAATTGATCCGGCAAAACATCTCTGTCTTTGAGAAGGCTCCATTCAAATTTACCGACATCACTCCAGGAATTCAATGAACCTATGAACTTATCATAAGCGAACTCACACGGTTTTATCATCATCAAAGGCACAAAACTATCTATCCCTGCCATTACAGGCTCTTCATCAATAGCTTTAAATCCCACGGACTCCCACCGGCACACATCGGACCCGTCTTTGCTTGTCTTCACGGCTTCTTTTGCAAAATTGCGCGTAAAGACATTATATTCAACCCCTTTGGGAATTTGCAAAAAATACTCCGCATTCTGCAAAGACTGATTATAATTATGTACAGGAGCAAAGACAGGAAACATTACAATCCCGTTCTTAAATTTAATTTCATACTCATATTTGATGGTATATGGGTAATTAGGCTGACTGTAACTGTAAATGTTTTTAATTTCATCAGATGCCACTTCCTGAGAAAATGAAGATGTAATCAAATCCGAATTCCGTATTTTTTTTACCAACTTCCCATTGGCATCGTACACTTCTCCTGAAAACTTTTTAAGTTCCCAAAATTGACCCGTGCCCTCAAAAAAATCCGCTTCATCTTTCCCTTTTTCATCCAGTATAGTCACAACACGAATCACTTTCTGCAATCCATTATGTTGATCATAATACTCGAAGTGTGTCGATTCATACCGCACTACTGAATATGCATCCGTTTTTAATGAATCCGGAATCTGACTGACCGGGTAATTCAGGGTTTCTGCCCCTGAGACAGAAACAAAAACACCAAACAAAAATGCTATTAGAACAAAGTGTGACTTCCACATACAACCGATTTTTACAGATTCATTTTTTTCAGAACAACCTGCTCATTATTTTTTGCCACAATATGAGACCAAAAATCTTTAAGGTTCACATACTCAGTTGTAGGATAAATAGTCTGATTAAATGTAAGAGAAGATACGAGCTGTATTGATTCTCCTGCACTCTGAACCAGATAACTATACAACGCGTCTTTGTCATTAATTGCTACCTTTTCCGATTTGGGCATTTCTTCAACTGCAAAACCATTCGGCACAAGAATGGATATGGCATTTTTTACTATCCGTGGATATGAGAGCTCTACCGGTAATTCTCTTTTATCTGCCGTAAATGGATTTGATTTCTCCTGAAATAGCGTTAACAGATTAACATAAAGCTTTGAGTCTGCCAAAGAAGCTGCCTTATTAAAAGTAAATTTCTCAACAATAGGTTTATTTATACTATCAAGCCCGTTAATCTCATAACTATCAATATTCACACCATATTTATTCTGCAAAGACTCAATCCATTCATCCCTGTTTTTATACTTTTTATATTGCTCACGAAAATCATAGGCCAGTTGATTTGTTTTCATTGACGAAACTTCTACCATCATTTTATCATTTTCAAATTTAATCAATGAAACATTTCTCTCTAAGCTCGAATTAATATGCGACAAATCAACCCAATCTGACAAATTACTTTCCACACCTCTGAATGAACGGGCCATATCTACCAAATACTCATCATCCAGCACATTTATCGGAGCATTTTTTCGGGATACATCCATAAAATATTTATTGTCATCCACATCTAACCCAACAACAAAATAGTTAATGCTATTGATCGAAGGATTAGCTCTCGGAAGCCTTCCTTCACTCTTACTACTCATAACAATCGGATATGCGTCAAAGCCCGCATCCTTAAGAATATTAATCAAAATAAAATTCATATCAGCACTATTCCCTACTCCATCTTTCAATGCCTTCTTCAGAGAAGCATTGTATATCGATGTTTTTTCATTCCACTTTACTTTCGATTTGACCAAATCGTATAATGCCTGTATTTTTTCGACATTCGTCATTTTTGAATCCTTTATCGCTTTCACTTCTTCTTTCAGCAAACCCGATTTTTTAAGATTTCCCCCGAAATCACTATCATCCATCAATTGCTTTTCAACATCTTTCCATGTATAAGCAAATGATTTATAGACTGCTCCTGGAATCTGCACCCCAGATATTTCAAAAGACACCGAGGTTATATAATCATTCATATAAGCGACAAATTTATCTTTCTTAAG contains these protein-coding regions:
- the lptC gene encoding LPS export ABC transporter periplasmic protein LptC; protein product: MYNQHIKYNIKCLTIALGAVVLCFCTGCKKTESEIPVKPIDRTKLPRMYAENVTTLISDSGITRYRITTPVWYIYDKSSEPYWAFPKGVHLQRFDQSFHVDAEINCKKAYYYQVRQLWRLDGKVRMINLQGDMFESEQVYWNQRDQKIYSDSLIKITQRTKIITGLGFESNQTLTQYVIKKPQGIIPVSSAM
- a CDS encoding hemolysin family protein, which codes for MEIYLIIIISLLFSAFFSGMEIAYISSNKLRFELEKSQSHVTNFFLSIFYRYPEQFITTTLVGNNIALVIFSIMTAQLMHPLLLTVTGSDLFITLIETALATAFILLAGEYIPKIIFRSNPNLWLRIFSPLFFLFYIVLYPISKISVWVSIFLLRTVGVKVNSKHHHVFSRIDLDHLIQESIDHQDEEQDLDTEVKIFQNALDFSSVKLRDCMVPRTEIIAIDEAEASLQQLKQLFIETGHSKILIYQNNIDSIIGSIHSSEMLRHPDTWTEHINDVPIVPETMQANKLMKLFNQQKKSIAVVVDEYGGTAGIVTLEDILEEIFGEIEDEHDRSGLISKKLENGEYILSGRMEIDQVNELFDLEIPESDEYSTIAGFILSHYQNLPKANETIKVLHFTFRILKVENNRIDLVKLRLN
- a CDS encoding RsmD family RNA methyltransferase, whose amino-acid sequence is MRIVSGKFKGRRFSPPTHITARPTTDFAKEALFNVLNNYISFEDCVVLDLFAGTGSISYEFASRGVKRVVSVEMSDKHLDFIHKIRQELGLMKVVYPIKMNVFRYIQQGKEQFDVIFADPPYEMKELPQLPALVLQGNLLSDDGIFILEHSAKQDFSQEPNFLEHRQYGNVNFSLFTRKVN
- a CDS encoding DUF3822 family protein produces the protein MDIEIISDEFKLQQANRYSLWLYLSDNDCSFVILDDTSKLFVGIKRVSHISLTKTIELFDELSAIPFSRVSIALDAQPSLMIPRALFRQENKRNLLAFTSEFNEEHEVIEQFIPSLSMVNLFAVAPSFKSFIAPYFPKANLIHTSSAMLIAAANLSRSVDSSPTMGIRITDNYLYVCVFDNGKLMLSNYFAIKTCDDIVYWLLRLCEQFGFQTSKVRIYFQGVDNLLDERIVVLKQHFAKLNLLPLPDLFQLTPEIKAEAKEIFTDLFYLPICEL
- a CDS encoding UDP-2,3-diacylglucosamine diphosphatase, with translation MINGCGETVSQTRYRTIVLSDIHLGSKHSKVHEVLGFLSSFSCEKLILNGDIIDGWQLRKSQKYWSEKNTQFIKKIISKIVKEQTDVIYVRGNHDDFLDKIVPFAFPNIQVVKDYMLESNGKRYFVLHGDVFDNITVNMRWLAMIGDVGYNFLLNLNRIYNYFRIKRGKPYSSLAQHMKQKVKSAVSYISDFEKELVRLTKHKHCGGVICGHIHSPANCYYGDVHYLNSGDWVESLSALVEDEQGNWSVLHYQTIPAEIEAVFA
- a CDS encoding DUF3857 domain-containing protein, encoding MWKSHFVLIAFLFGVFVSVSGAETLNYPVSQIPDSLKTDAYSVVRYESTHFEYYDQHNGLQKVIRVVTILDEKGKDEADFFEGTGQFWELKKFSGEVYDANGKLVKKIRNSDLITSSFSQEVASDEIKNIYSYSQPNYPYTIKYEYEIKFKNGIVMFPVFAPVHNYNQSLQNAEYFLQIPKGVEYNVFTRNFAKEAVKTSKDGSDVCRWESVGFKAIDEEPVMAGIDSFVPLMMIKPCEFAYDKFIGSLNSWSDVGKFEWSLLKDRDVLPDQFVEKLKGMVSGLASDKEKVKKIFEFLQKSTRYVSIQLGVGGWQPIAASSVYQTGFGDCKGLSNYLRAMLKAVGIESYFTIIYSGDKKQFMKEFATPAQFNHAILTVPFKTDTIPLECTSQYTPFGYVHDNIAGHNALLVTPEGGKLYKLPQYADTLSYTHKCLQVSVDKNGMMKANVQCGYEMHEFREMLDFEKNMNNDERVKDIKSDFHLPNMTISDISCVEKRDALPRMTVKYKLNSETYAAKSGTRMFCPVNPLKNSMKLFSKRSRKYPFVFENGGLEYDTIQIALPEGVRIESCPSNVSLKKPFGSFYSAIQQHDGKLMIIQKINIKRGTYPANMNNEMKDFILAINNAFSAQIVLKTD
- a CDS encoding DUF3857 domain-containing protein encodes the protein MKKIFVCLVCCLSYAFMLAAEKDTNKFGKVSEEEVKMSSFAEDTSAVAVVLYEKGSSYYQVNNDNLQVCFDVYAKIKILKPAGADCANIKIRYEDYGPNSRETVQSIDGYSYNYVGGKVEKTRLSKEYIFTENIKEKVFQKKITLPNVKAGTLIEYKYTIVSDFEGSIRSWRFQREIPVCQSIYDVLIPEYFSFNVNTRGYCPMENIREPENQTLLLNGGPLLCTSQHIFLKAKNLPALKKDKFVAYMNDYITSVSFEISGVQIPGAVYKSFAYTWKDVEKQLMDDSDFGGNLKKSGLLKEEVKAIKDSKMTNVEKIQALYDLVKSKVKWNEKTSIYNASLKKALKDGVGNSADMNFILINILKDAGFDAYPIVMSSKSEGRLPRANPSINSINYFVVGLDVDDNKYFMDVSRKNAPINVLDDEYLVDMARSFRGVESNLSDWVDLSHINSSLERNVSLIKFENDKMMVEVSSMKTNQLAYDFREQYKKYKNRDEWIESLQNKYGVNIDSYEINGLDSINKPIVEKFTFNKAASLADSKLYVNLLTLFQEKSNPFTADKRELPVELSYPRIVKNAISILVPNGFAVEEMPKSEKVAINDKDALYSYLVQSAGESIQLVSSLTFNQTIYPTTEYVNLKDFWSHIVAKNNEQVVLKKMNL